Proteins encoded by one window of Natronomonas salsuginis:
- the mvaD gene encoding phosphomevalonate decarboxylase MvaD — protein MKATAKAHPIQGLVKYHGMRNEELRLPYHDSISVCTAPSHTKTTAEFDPDLSVDRYVVDGEEVEGRGAERIENVVDHVRDLAGIDHRVRFRSENDFPTNIGFGSSSSGFAAAAVAVVGAAGLDLTLPEISAIARRGSSSAARAVTGAFSHLRTGLDDVDCRSERIETGLEADLRIVAAEIPAFKHTEEAHKEAAESHMFEARMAHIHEQIATMRNALREEDFDRAFELAEHDSLSLAATTMTGPAGWVYWKPETLSVFETVRTLRDEGVPVYFSTDTGASVYVNTTAAHVDRVEAEIADLGIGTRVWEVGGPAEILDEDDALF, from the coding sequence ATGAAAGCGACCGCGAAGGCCCATCCGATCCAGGGGCTCGTCAAGTATCACGGGATGCGAAACGAGGAGCTTCGACTCCCGTATCACGATTCGATCTCCGTCTGTACCGCGCCGAGTCACACGAAGACGACCGCCGAATTCGACCCGGATCTGTCGGTAGACCGGTATGTCGTCGACGGCGAGGAAGTCGAGGGGCGGGGCGCGGAGCGGATCGAAAACGTCGTCGACCACGTTCGGGACCTCGCGGGGATTGATCACCGGGTCCGGTTCAGATCGGAGAACGACTTCCCGACGAACATCGGGTTCGGCTCCTCTTCGTCTGGGTTCGCCGCCGCGGCCGTCGCCGTCGTCGGCGCGGCGGGGCTCGACCTGACGCTCCCGGAGATCTCGGCGATCGCTCGCCGCGGATCGTCGTCGGCCGCCCGGGCGGTCACGGGCGCGTTCTCACACCTCCGGACGGGACTCGACGACGTGGACTGTCGTTCCGAACGCATCGAGACGGGGCTCGAAGCCGACCTCCGAATCGTCGCCGCGGAGATCCCGGCGTTCAAACACACCGAGGAAGCGCACAAAGAGGCCGCCGAGAGCCACATGTTCGAGGCGCGGATGGCGCACATCCACGAGCAGATCGCCACGATGCGTAACGCTCTCCGCGAGGAGGATTTCGACCGGGCGTTCGAACTCGCCGAGCACGATTCGCTGTCGCTGGCGGCGACGACGATGACGGGACCCGCCGGGTGGGTCTACTGGAAGCCGGAGACACTCTCGGTGTTCGAGACCGTTCGAACGCTCCGCGATGAGGGCGTTCCGGTGTACTTTTCCACGGACACGGGCGCGTCGGTGTACGTCAACACGACCGCGGCACACGTCGATCGCGTCGAAGCCGAGATTGCAGACCTCGGTATCGGAACGCGCGTCTGGGAGGTCGGCGGCCCCGCGGAGATTCTCGACGAGGACGACGCGCTGTTTTGA
- a CDS encoding DUF429 domain-containing protein codes for MSEYYVGGVARESGWLAVAYTADGFDHAAVFDSVGELWSRYEESAERIAIDVSIGLESSDAVRPNERLARRLLGDRVDDIISTPVREAARKHRYRTASRVHERKTGQELSRRAFETTPFVAAVDEFLAAIDDARPIFVEAHPELCYLAFEGAPMAEPAAYAAGYAERMRTLAAFDRDAPPTVQAVAESTEGRRIPIPAIVDAVALGLTVRPGPGALRSLPEEPPTDERGLPMAYHYRAETGLPE; via the coding sequence GTGAGCGAGTACTACGTCGGCGGTGTCGCCCGCGAGAGCGGCTGGCTCGCGGTCGCCTACACAGCGGACGGCTTTGATCACGCGGCCGTCTTCGATAGCGTCGGCGAGCTGTGGAGCCGATACGAGGAGTCGGCCGAGCGCATCGCGATCGACGTGTCGATCGGTCTGGAATCGTCCGACGCCGTTCGGCCGAACGAACGGCTTGCCCGCCGGTTGTTGGGCGATCGAGTCGACGATATCATCTCGACGCCGGTTCGCGAAGCCGCCCGCAAACACCGCTATCGGACGGCGTCACGGGTTCACGAGCGAAAGACCGGCCAAGAGCTCTCGCGACGCGCCTTCGAGACGACCCCGTTCGTCGCGGCCGTCGACGAGTTCCTCGCGGCGATCGACGACGCGCGACCGATCTTCGTCGAAGCGCACCCGGAGCTGTGTTATCTCGCCTTCGAGGGGGCCCCGATGGCGGAGCCAGCAGCCTACGCGGCCGGCTACGCCGAGCGCATGCGGACGCTCGCCGCGTTCGACCGAGACGCGCCGCCGACGGTACAAGCGGTCGCAGAATCGACCGAGGGCCGCCGGATACCGATCCCGGCCATCGTCGACGCCGTCGCGTTGGGACTGACCGTCCGTCCCGGTCCGGGAGCGTTGCGGTCGCTTCCGGAGGAACCGCCGACCGACGAGCGCGGATTGCCGATGGCGTACCACTATCGAGCCGAGACGGGACTACCAGAGTGA
- a CDS encoding DUF7120 family protein: MPEVEVSLPDRIDSEISRLVNQGEFLNREQAVEELLSMGVSAYAPAETTTEPEQDLFTQMTDDQQDPAARTDDGDDYTF, translated from the coding sequence ATGCCAGAAGTCGAAGTGTCGTTACCGGACCGAATCGACAGCGAGATATCCCGTCTCGTCAACCAGGGCGAGTTTCTGAACCGTGAACAGGCCGTCGAGGAACTCCTCTCGATGGGTGTCTCGGCGTACGCGCCAGCCGAGACGACGACCGAACCGGAGCAGGATCTGTTCACGCAGATGACCGACGACCAGCAGGACCCGGCCGCTCGAACCGACGACGGGGACGACTACACGTTCTGA
- a CDS encoding bacterio-opsin activator domain-containing protein, with the protein MTEAEPARVLFVAEGDDTDGRSAALAEEPWLSVSATADTEAALSQVSAVDCVVAVEGPSLDAVGLLEEVRTQRPDLPVIVVADDGTVASEAVAAGVSEFVPKTAPDARERLLERVRSGVESSPLRGEGATRMPIEDLELREEIRLKERAIDEAPVGITIADADAPDEPMVYINDAFERLTGYSKGRVVGRNCRFLQGEESDLEAIAEMRRAVDTGEPVSVELLNYRKDGDPFWNRVDIAPVHDDGEVSYFVGFQTDVTERKEAEMKVKRERRNLQHLLVRIDGLLNDVTRELVAGERRVDIEQAVCECVADIDTYEFAWVGVPNHPTDALVASASAGAWAVTDATIGVPLDNADPLPAAAAYETGESQVVTDEAELAAVADRSPWMGHDNLGGIAVVPLVYGETTYGVLSLYTTEAAALNDHERVVLEAIGRATATALNAAERGRMLATDSVTQLGIETRDNGLFFVDLSERAGGSFAYKGSVYRDDGTVLMFFQSNADSNAVIDTADRYLDIASAEVIHEHGGETLFEFTVIDDSLPTTLAERGVSIRSIDVSDGVANLELELPTEADVRAVVDHLLERYPETDIVAQRERERPPSTRQDFVADIEGRLTERQLTALQKAHVSGFYEWDRPVTGDVLAKSMGIGRSTFHQHLRAAEQKLIEAFFER; encoded by the coding sequence ATGACCGAAGCGGAGCCCGCGCGAGTACTCTTCGTCGCCGAGGGCGACGACACCGACGGCCGTTCGGCCGCCCTGGCCGAGGAACCGTGGCTGTCCGTGTCGGCGACGGCGGACACCGAGGCGGCGCTATCGCAGGTTTCGGCGGTCGATTGTGTCGTCGCCGTCGAGGGACCATCGCTCGACGCCGTCGGCCTCCTCGAAGAGGTACGGACGCAGCGGCCCGACCTCCCCGTCATCGTCGTCGCTGACGACGGGACGGTGGCGAGCGAAGCCGTTGCAGCCGGCGTCTCGGAGTTCGTCCCGAAGACTGCACCCGACGCCAGGGAACGCCTTCTTGAGCGAGTTCGATCGGGGGTCGAGTCGTCGCCGCTCCGGGGTGAGGGCGCGACCCGGATGCCGATCGAAGACCTCGAGTTGCGCGAAGAAATCCGGTTGAAAGAGCGGGCCATCGACGAGGCGCCAGTCGGGATCACCATCGCCGACGCCGACGCCCCCGACGAGCCGATGGTGTACATCAACGACGCCTTCGAGCGGTTGACCGGCTACTCGAAAGGGCGTGTCGTCGGCCGGAACTGTCGGTTCCTACAGGGCGAGGAGTCCGATCTCGAGGCCATCGCCGAGATGCGGAGAGCCGTCGATACGGGTGAACCGGTCTCCGTCGAGTTGCTGAACTACCGGAAGGACGGCGACCCCTTCTGGAACCGCGTCGACATTGCGCCGGTCCACGACGACGGGGAGGTGTCGTACTTTGTGGGGTTCCAGACGGACGTGACCGAGCGCAAAGAGGCTGAGATGAAGGTGAAACGCGAGCGACGGAACCTCCAACACCTGTTGGTCCGCATCGATGGTCTCCTGAATGACGTGACTCGTGAGCTCGTCGCCGGTGAACGTCGCGTCGACATCGAACAGGCTGTCTGTGAGTGTGTCGCCGACATCGACACCTACGAGTTCGCGTGGGTCGGCGTCCCCAACCACCCGACGGACGCGCTCGTAGCGTCGGCGTCGGCTGGCGCGTGGGCGGTGACGGACGCGACCATCGGCGTTCCGCTCGATAATGCTGACCCGCTTCCGGCTGCCGCCGCCTACGAAACGGGCGAGTCACAGGTCGTCACCGACGAGGCGGAACTGGCGGCCGTCGCCGATCGGTCGCCGTGGATGGGCCACGATAACCTCGGTGGCATCGCCGTCGTCCCGTTGGTCTACGGCGAGACGACGTATGGCGTGCTCTCACTGTATACGACCGAGGCGGCGGCGTTGAACGATCACGAGCGCGTTGTTCTCGAAGCCATCGGACGAGCGACGGCGACGGCGCTGAACGCCGCCGAACGGGGTCGCATGCTTGCGACGGACAGCGTGACGCAGCTGGGGATTGAAACGCGCGACAACGGGTTGTTCTTCGTCGATCTCTCCGAGCGGGCGGGCGGATCCTTCGCCTACAAGGGGTCCGTTTACCGCGATGACGGCACCGTCCTGATGTTCTTCCAGTCGAACGCCGACTCGAATGCTGTCATCGACACCGCCGATCGATACCTGGATATCGCTTCGGCAGAGGTGATACACGAACACGGCGGCGAGACGCTGTTCGAGTTCACCGTCATCGACGACTCCCTGCCCACGACGCTGGCCGAACGCGGCGTGAGCATCCGTTCGATCGACGTCTCCGACGGGGTCGCAAACCTCGAGCTCGAACTCCCCACGGAGGCTGACGTTCGAGCGGTCGTCGACCACCTTCTCGAACGCTACCCCGAGACGGATATCGTCGCCCAGCGCGAACGCGAGCGACCGCCCTCGACACGACAGGACTTCGTCGCCGACATCGAAGGCCGCCTCACAGAACGGCAGTTGACCGCGCTGCAAAAGGCCCACGTCAGTGGTTTCTACGAGTGGGATCGCCCCGTAACCGGCGACGTCCTCGCCAAATCTATGGGAATCGGGCGTTCGACTTTTCACCAGCACCTCCGCGCCGCCGAACAAAAACTTATCGAGGCGTTCTTCGAACGGTAG
- a CDS encoding Brp/Blh family beta-carotene 15,15'-dioxygenase, whose translation MGVTVGRPTPTFRAVYDRVAARPAWTVCALLVVGSILGRLFDVSLPPTVRYLPLAASVVVFGLPHGAVDYLIPAQLDGRSLAASMTLVGSLYAVLGGAYTALWLTEPLAAATIFIALTWFHWGQGDVHALVSFVGADHIDSTGLRVATCFVRGGLPMFVPFLAFPERYRAVLETWVELFGGDLSATWAFVPHLRLFGGAVFLAVTVGVLLVGHRRAGETRGWRIDAGETALLWALFFTVPPILAVGVYFCVWHSLRHVLRFSAIDEQEVRTTAGRLFSAFARKAAPLTVLALVFLVLFGLLAPASPSNASEFTGLYLVFVAVLTLPHVAVVTWMDHREGVWNS comes from the coding sequence ATGGGCGTGACCGTCGGCCGACCAACGCCCACGTTCCGCGCAGTCTACGACCGAGTTGCTGCCCGCCCCGCGTGGACGGTCTGTGCCCTCCTCGTCGTCGGGTCGATCCTCGGACGACTATTCGACGTCTCGCTTCCGCCGACAGTCAGATACCTCCCCCTGGCGGCCAGTGTCGTCGTTTTCGGGCTCCCTCACGGCGCGGTCGATTATCTCATCCCGGCCCAACTCGACGGCCGATCGCTGGCTGCCTCGATGACTCTCGTTGGCAGTCTCTACGCCGTACTCGGCGGCGCTTACACGGCACTGTGGCTCACCGAGCCGCTCGCGGCCGCGACGATCTTCATTGCACTGACTTGGTTCCACTGGGGACAGGGCGACGTACACGCCCTCGTGTCCTTCGTCGGCGCCGACCACATCGACTCGACGGGGCTACGCGTCGCGACGTGTTTCGTCCGCGGTGGCCTCCCCATGTTCGTCCCGTTTCTCGCTTTCCCGGAACGGTATCGGGCGGTCCTCGAGACGTGGGTTGAACTGTTCGGCGGCGATCTCTCTGCGACGTGGGCGTTCGTGCCGCATCTCCGACTCTTCGGTGGGGCCGTCTTCCTCGCAGTCACCGTGGGTGTGCTACTCGTCGGGCACCGTCGTGCCGGGGAAACTCGCGGTTGGCGCATCGACGCCGGCGAGACGGCGTTGCTGTGGGCGCTCTTTTTTACGGTGCCGCCGATCCTGGCCGTCGGCGTCTACTTTTGCGTGTGGCACTCGCTGCGGCACGTGCTCCGCTTCTCCGCGATCGATGAGCAGGAGGTGAGGACGACCGCCGGTCGTCTTTTCTCCGCTTTCGCCCGCAAGGCGGCACCGTTGACCGTCCTCGCGTTGGTTTTCCTCGTCCTGTTCGGCCTGCTGGCCCCCGCATCGCCGTCGAACGCCTCCGAGTTCACGGGGCTGTATCTCGTTTTCGTCGCCGTGCTTACCCTACCCCACGTGGCCGTCGTGACGTGGATGGATCACCGGGAGGGTGTCTGGAACAGCTGA
- a CDS encoding lycopene cyclase domain-containing protein: MSGPTYMQFHLAFLLPVVAMLLAAATVTRTRTIRSTVWPVGRPIYWTGVAIVTLVAVIYTTPWDNYLIARGVWGYGDGRTIAHLGFAPVGEYAFFVIQPILTALWLGQLTLRPGWPELSGLGKIADWGRVLEVGRLGLGLRLIGVVAAVSIGVFGGLALATPDTFYLGAILVWAAPVLFVQWVVGLPQLLYQRRTVALGVAVPTLYLWIIDRVALATGIWYISPTYTTGIELFGLPIEEALFFLVTNLFVVQGLVLFRWVVDRWA; encoded by the coding sequence ATGAGCGGCCCGACGTACATGCAGTTTCACCTCGCGTTCCTCCTGCCCGTGGTAGCGATGTTGCTCGCGGCGGCGACGGTGACCCGGACCCGGACTATCCGCTCGACAGTGTGGCCGGTCGGTCGACCGATCTATTGGACCGGCGTCGCCATCGTCACACTCGTCGCCGTCATCTATACGACGCCGTGGGATAACTACCTCATCGCTCGCGGCGTCTGGGGGTACGGCGACGGGCGGACGATCGCTCACCTCGGATTCGCCCCCGTCGGCGAGTACGCTTTTTTTGTCATTCAGCCGATACTCACGGCGCTGTGGCTGGGGCAGTTGACCCTCCGTCCTGGATGGCCGGAGCTATCCGGACTCGGAAAGATCGCCGACTGGGGTCGAGTTCTCGAGGTCGGTCGCCTCGGGCTCGGTCTCCGGTTGATCGGCGTCGTCGCCGCCGTTTCGATCGGCGTCTTCGGTGGTCTCGCGCTTGCGACGCCCGATACGTTCTACCTCGGAGCTATCCTCGTGTGGGCCGCCCCGGTCCTGTTCGTCCAGTGGGTCGTCGGCCTCCCGCAGTTGCTGTACCAGCGTCGGACGGTCGCCCTCGGAGTCGCCGTCCCGACGCTGTACCTCTGGATAATCGACCGAGTCGCGCTGGCGACCGGCATCTGGTACATCTCACCGACGTACACGACCGGCATCGAACTCTTCGGCCTGCCTATCGAGGAAGCGCTGTTCTTCCTCGTGACGAATCTATTCGTCGTGCAGGGGCTGGTCTTGTTTCGGTGGGTGGTTGACCGATGGGCGTGA
- a CDS encoding bacteriorhodopsin translates to MATPESEVLWLWIGTAGMFLGMLYFIARGWGEENRRRQEFYIVTIFITAIAFVNYLMMALGFGLTTVTVAGEELPIYWARYTDWLFTTPLLLIDLALLAGANRNQITTLVGLDALMIGTGAVATLSTTGVLLGPVGDRLIWWGVSTGFLLVLLYFLFGTLTEEANRLSADAQSTFRILRNLIVVVWLVYPVWWILGTEGLGLVTLYTETAGFMVLDLVAKVGFGIILLSSREVLDAAGEVADAAMGATQPADGD, encoded by the coding sequence ATGGCAACTCCAGAAAGCGAAGTACTGTGGTTGTGGATCGGCACCGCTGGAATGTTCCTCGGTATGCTGTACTTCATCGCCCGCGGATGGGGCGAGGAGAACAGACGCAGACAAGAGTTCTATATCGTGACGATATTCATTACCGCAATCGCCTTCGTCAACTACCTGATGATGGCGCTCGGGTTCGGTTTGACGACGGTCACGGTCGCCGGTGAAGAGTTGCCCATCTACTGGGCGCGGTACACCGACTGGCTGTTCACAACGCCATTGCTGCTCATCGACCTCGCGTTACTCGCCGGAGCGAACCGCAATCAGATCACCACACTGGTCGGTCTGGACGCGCTGATGATCGGCACCGGTGCCGTGGCGACGCTGTCTACGACGGGCGTCTTGCTCGGCCCCGTCGGTGACCGCCTCATCTGGTGGGGCGTCTCGACCGGCTTCCTGTTGGTGTTGCTGTATTTCCTCTTTGGAACGCTGACCGAAGAGGCGAACCGACTCTCGGCGGACGCCCAATCGACGTTCCGTATCCTCCGGAACCTCATCGTGGTCGTCTGGCTGGTGTATCCGGTGTGGTGGATACTCGGCACTGAGGGTCTCGGGCTGGTCACCCTCTACACCGAGACTGCCGGCTTCATGGTGTTGGACCTCGTCGCCAAGGTCGGCTTCGGCATCATCTTGTTGTCGAGCCGCGAAGTCCTCGATGCCGCGGGCGAGGTCGCCGATGCGGCGATGGGTGCGACCCAACCCGCCGACGGTGACTGA
- a CDS encoding RNA-guided pseudouridylation complex pseudouridine synthase subunit Cbf5, translated as MQVRGPPDDRDPETLLEFGVVNLDKPPGPSAHQVAAWVRDMAGVDRAAHAGTLDPKVTGCLPILTGTATRAAQVFDDSRKGYVTVLEAHAPIPGDFESTLAEFEAPLYQKPPRKSAVSRRLRTREIHRLDALETEDRRALLDIECDSGTYVRKLCHDLGLALGAGAHMGDLRRTQTGTFDDRTLSTMEDLADGLAFWREEGDAALLREVVSPAERALAHLPRLTVAPSAAEEIAHGAPVYAPGVIDNELDGVDEHALVACYTPDDAAVCLGYLVGDPDADSGVVAELERVLV; from the coding sequence ATGCAGGTCCGTGGCCCGCCCGACGACCGCGATCCCGAGACGCTCCTCGAATTCGGCGTCGTCAACCTCGACAAACCGCCCGGTCCCTCAGCCCACCAGGTCGCCGCCTGGGTCCGGGACATGGCCGGCGTCGATAGAGCGGCCCACGCCGGCACGCTCGACCCGAAGGTCACCGGCTGTCTGCCGATCCTGACGGGGACCGCCACGCGGGCCGCACAGGTGTTCGACGACAGCCGAAAGGGCTACGTGACCGTTCTCGAGGCCCACGCGCCGATCCCCGGTGATTTCGAGTCGACGCTCGCCGAGTTCGAGGCCCCGCTGTATCAGAAGCCACCGCGGAAATCCGCCGTCTCACGCCGCCTCCGTACGCGCGAGATCCACCGCCTCGACGCGCTCGAAACCGAGGATCGACGGGCGTTGCTCGATATCGAGTGCGACAGCGGCACCTACGTCCGAAAGCTGTGCCACGATCTCGGGCTCGCGCTCGGAGCGGGCGCGCACATGGGCGACCTCCGGCGAACCCAGACCGGAACGTTCGACGATCGGACGCTCTCGACGATGGAGGACCTCGCCGACGGCCTCGCCTTCTGGCGCGAGGAGGGTGACGCCGCGCTGCTTCGAGAGGTCGTTTCGCCCGCTGAACGCGCTCTCGCCCACCTCCCGCGACTCACCGTCGCGCCCTCCGCCGCAGAGGAGATCGCCCACGGAGCTCCCGTCTACGCCCCCGGCGTCATCGACAACGAACTGGACGGCGTCGATGAGCATGCGCTCGTCGCCTGCTACACCCCCGACGACGCCGCGGTCTGTCTCGGCTACCTCGTTGGCGACCCCGACGCCGACTCGGGTGTCGTCGCCGAGTTAGAGCGCGTTCTGGTGTGA
- the cmk gene encoding (d)CMP kinase: MLITISGPAGSGKSTIAAGLAERLGYDHVSGGDIFRELAAERELTPLELNKLAEEDDTIDRDLDRRQRDLAATSDDLVLESRLAGWMAGDHADFRIWLDAPLDVRVARIADRENKPTDTARHETVERADSEALRYREYYDIDIDALHIYDLALNTARFSPAAVLDVVATAVESYDPDDDEGKTPITGVTYEF, translated from the coding sequence ATGTTGATAACCATCTCCGGCCCCGCCGGCAGCGGCAAGAGCACGATCGCCGCCGGACTGGCGGAACGGCTGGGATACGACCACGTGAGCGGTGGTGACATCTTCCGGGAGCTGGCCGCCGAGCGCGAACTCACGCCGCTGGAGTTGAACAAACTCGCTGAGGAAGACGACACCATCGACCGAGATCTCGACCGCCGACAGCGCGACCTCGCCGCGACCAGCGACGATCTCGTGCTCGAATCGCGGCTCGCCGGCTGGATGGCCGGCGACCACGCCGACTTCCGGATCTGGCTTGACGCGCCGCTGGACGTTCGCGTCGCCCGCATTGCCGACCGGGAGAACAAACCGACCGATACCGCCCGCCACGAGACCGTCGAGCGCGCCGACAGCGAGGCGCTCCGCTACCGGGAGTACTACGACATCGATATCGACGCGCTACACATCTACGATCTTGCGCTTAACACCGCCCGATTCTCGCCCGCCGCCGTCCTCGACGTCGTCGCGACGGCCGTCGAGTCGTACGATCCAGACGACGACGAGGGGAAGACGCCGATCACCGGCGTCACCTACGAGTTTTGA
- a CDS encoding DUF106 domain-containing protein, which translates to MARTASKVQELVKEDVEMEAALEYVLDRADQGTVSWGDVSDELTSGQWGRLIEIGLLVDSNGEGFDVADPDGVREALEDDDLELPDAPDADSSWSKWDKMAAVGAIAMFAGYTFRSVREPLADTLNIVLGPLLNTLPFFAVVMVLALFTGLYSTLLQSNLMNMEVMGAYQNRMKEIQERRKDAKERGDDEALQRIQDEQMEAMADNLGMFKEQFRPMVWIMVLTIPVFLWMYAVVGFRGAPLYPDVNLAPMMMPIVGEIGWNESLLGPIQAWIVWYFVCSMCFTQVIRKALNIQTTPT; encoded by the coding sequence ATGGCACGCACAGCCTCGAAAGTACAGGAACTCGTCAAGGAGGATGTAGAGATGGAGGCCGCCCTCGAGTACGTCCTCGACCGCGCCGATCAGGGAACGGTCTCGTGGGGCGACGTCTCCGACGAACTGACGAGCGGGCAGTGGGGTCGTCTCATCGAGATCGGCCTGCTCGTCGATTCCAACGGCGAGGGGTTCGATGTCGCCGATCCCGACGGCGTCCGCGAGGCGCTCGAGGACGACGATCTCGAACTCCCGGACGCGCCGGACGCGGACTCCTCGTGGTCGAAGTGGGACAAGATGGCCGCCGTCGGCGCGATCGCGATGTTCGCCGGCTACACGTTTCGATCGGTCCGCGAGCCGCTCGCCGACACGTTGAACATCGTCCTCGGGCCGCTGTTGAACACGCTGCCGTTCTTCGCCGTCGTGATGGTCCTCGCGCTGTTCACCGGGCTGTACTCGACGCTTCTGCAATCGAACCTGATGAACATGGAGGTCATGGGTGCGTATCAAAACCGGATGAAGGAGATCCAAGAGCGCCGCAAGGACGCCAAAGAACGCGGCGACGACGAGGCCCTCCAGCGCATTCAGGACGAACAGATGGAGGCGATGGCCGACAACCTCGGAATGTTCAAAGAGCAGTTCCGACCCATGGTGTGGATCATGGTGTTGACGATCCCCGTCTTCCTGTGGATGTACGCCGTCGTCGGCTTCCGCGGCGCGCCGCTCTACCCGGACGTGAACCTCGCGCCGATGATGATGCCGATCGTCGGCGAGATCGGGTGGAACGAGTCCCTCCTCGGCCCGATCCAGGCGTGGATCGTCTGGTACTTCGTCTGCTCGATGTGCTTTACGCAGGTCATCCGCAAGGCGCTGAACATCCAGACGACGCCGACGTGA
- a CDS encoding DUF3006 family protein, translating into MRLDGEYAATVDRVVEGIAIFLIEGDEQPLDERHVPVGELSIDVSEGDRFRLEFDDGALVGIESRPEEAADRRKRFRERFERLSRRLDDEDADRR; encoded by the coding sequence ATGAGACTCGACGGCGAGTACGCGGCGACGGTCGATCGCGTCGTCGAGGGGATCGCGATCTTCTTGATAGAGGGCGATGAGCAGCCCCTCGATGAACGCCACGTCCCGGTAGGGGAGCTCTCGATCGACGTCTCGGAAGGGGACAGATTCCGCCTCGAGTTCGACGACGGGGCGCTCGTCGGGATTGAGTCTCGCCCCGAAGAGGCAGCCGACCGTCGGAAGCGATTCCGGGAGCGCTTCGAGCGGCTCTCCCGTCGGCTCGACGACGAGGACGCCGATCGAAGGTAA
- a CDS encoding ComEC/Rec2 family competence protein, whose product MKRLVAAVGLCVVLVLAGCTGVGVPPVDPTEPPTGEPTDVSTDEPRSPATAGTFEVHAINVGQADATLLRTREETMLIDSGDWRDDGETVVEYLEAHDVDRIDHLISTHAHADHIGGHEAIIDHYETEREGIGAIYDPGVPATSRTYEEYLDAVERHNVTLFEVRDGDEIPFEGTRTVVRNPPEPPGDSLNDNSVAVTIAFGNTTFLFTGDAEREMESRMLDAHGDALAADVYHAGHHGSDTSSSAAFLDAVDPEVAIVSAAHDSPYGHPHDEPLERFAERNTRAVWTATHGSIVFESNGTNISVRTQHDVTMSPLELDGAPEATADPTDPAAERTVIRSVSTAHAHQRVQPRTGVTP is encoded by the coding sequence ATGAAACGGCTCGTGGCGGCGGTCGGCCTGTGTGTGGTGCTCGTCCTCGCCGGCTGTACCGGTGTCGGTGTCCCACCGGTAGATCCGACCGAACCGCCGACGGGAGAGCCGACCGACGTGTCGACCGACGAACCGCGGTCTCCGGCGACGGCTGGCACGTTCGAGGTCCACGCGATCAACGTCGGCCAGGCCGACGCGACGCTGCTTCGAACGCGCGAGGAGACGATGCTCATCGACTCTGGCGACTGGCGCGACGACGGCGAGACCGTGGTCGAGTACCTCGAGGCCCACGACGTCGATCGGATCGACCACCTGATCTCGACGCACGCCCACGCCGACCACATCGGCGGCCACGAGGCGATTATCGACCACTACGAGACCGAACGCGAGGGGATCGGCGCGATTTACGACCCCGGCGTTCCCGCCACCTCCCGAACGTACGAAGAGTATCTGGACGCCGTCGAACGGCATAACGTGACGCTCTTCGAAGTCCGTGACGGCGACGAAATCCCGTTCGAAGGGACTCGAACGGTCGTCCGCAACCCCCCGGAACCGCCGGGTGATAGCCTAAACGACAACAGCGTCGCTGTCACGATCGCTTTCGGCAACACGACGTTCCTGTTCACGGGCGATGCGGAACGCGAGATGGAATCGCGGATGCTCGATGCGCACGGGGACGCACTCGCCGCCGACGTGTATCACGCCGGCCACCACGGATCGGACACCTCCTCGTCCGCCGCGTTCCTCGACGCCGTCGACCCCGAAGTCGCGATCGTCTCGGCGGCCCACGACTCCCCATACGGCCACCCCCACGACGAGCCGCTCGAACGGTTCGCCGAGCGCAATACTCGGGCGGTCTGGACGGCGACGCACGGCTCGATCGTCTTCGAGAGCAACGGAACGAACATCTCCGTTCGGACCCAACACGACGTCACGATGTCGCCGCTGGAACTCGATGGAGCGCCCGAGGCGACCGCCGATCCGACCGACCCAGCAGCGGAGCGAACGGTCATCCGCTCCGTCTCGACCGCCCACGCCCACCAGCGGGTGCAACCTCGTACGGGAGTGACGCCATGA